From Leptolyngbya sp. KIOST-1, one genomic window encodes:
- the glpK gene encoding glycerol kinase GlpK, translating to MTANYIMALDLGTTGNRAIVFDREGAIAGQAYRELTQYYPQPGWVEHNAREIWDEIEWAMGSAISKAGLKPTDIAAIGLTVQRETCLLWDSATGRPLSNAIVWQDRRTAPLCNQLREAGKAEEIYDRTGLVLDAYFSATKLAWLLEQAKKEADPPVDFDQVLAGTVDSWVLWNLTGRQVHATDHSNASRTMLLNIASGQWDDTLLELFGIPPHMMPAIKPSVGVFGHTDKSILGAEIPIAAIFGDQQAALYGHGCDRPGLLKCTYGTGAFLVSHTGDEVVRSQNQLLSTVAWSAATGEAKHPQIGYAIEGSMFTAGACIQWLRDGLQLISSAAETEILAQKAINNNGVYFVPALSGLGAPHWDMGARGAFFGLTGGAQREHLVRAVLEAIAYEVKEVVDAVNQDAGTPIRQLKVDGGACNNDFLMQFQADVLGIPVERPQVLDVTAQGAAFAAGLAVGFWDDYRALVESRPIDRVFDPGVGQAEAQDNFAMWTKAVDRAKNWTD from the coding sequence ATGACTGCTAACTACATCATGGCCCTGGACCTGGGCACCACCGGCAACCGCGCGATTGTGTTTGACCGGGAGGGGGCGATCGCAGGTCAGGCCTACCGTGAGCTGACCCAGTACTACCCGCAGCCGGGCTGGGTTGAGCACAATGCTCGCGAGATTTGGGACGAGATCGAGTGGGCCATGGGGTCTGCCATCTCCAAAGCCGGGCTGAAGCCCACCGACATTGCCGCCATTGGCCTCACCGTACAGCGCGAGACCTGCCTGCTGTGGGATAGCGCCACCGGTCGGCCCCTCTCCAACGCCATTGTCTGGCAAGACCGCCGCACCGCGCCTCTGTGTAACCAGCTGCGGGAGGCGGGCAAAGCCGAAGAAATCTACGATCGCACCGGCCTGGTGCTCGACGCCTACTTCTCGGCCACCAAGCTAGCCTGGCTGCTAGAGCAGGCCAAAAAGGAGGCTGACCCGCCGGTGGACTTTGACCAGGTGCTGGCGGGCACCGTGGATAGCTGGGTGCTGTGGAACCTGACTGGGCGGCAGGTGCACGCCACCGACCACAGCAACGCCAGCCGCACCATGCTGCTCAACATCGCCAGCGGCCAGTGGGATGACACCCTGCTGGAGCTCTTTGGCATTCCGCCCCACATGATGCCGGCGATCAAGCCCAGCGTTGGGGTGTTTGGCCACACCGATAAGTCCATTCTGGGGGCCGAAATCCCGATCGCGGCAATTTTTGGTGACCAGCAGGCCGCCCTCTACGGCCACGGCTGCGATCGCCCCGGCCTGCTCAAGTGCACCTACGGCACCGGAGCCTTTCTGGTGTCGCACACGGGCGATGAGGTGGTGCGATCGCAGAACCAGCTGCTCTCCACCGTGGCCTGGTCAGCGGCGACCGGCGAGGCCAAGCATCCCCAGATCGGCTATGCGATCGAGGGCAGCATGTTCACCGCCGGGGCCTGCATTCAGTGGCTGCGGGACGGGTTGCAGCTGATCTCCAGCGCCGCCGAAACCGAAATTCTGGCCCAGAAAGCCATTAACAACAACGGCGTCTACTTCGTGCCCGCCCTCAGCGGCCTCGGTGCGCCGCACTGGGATATGGGTGCCCGAGGGGCCTTCTTTGGGCTGACCGGGGGTGCCCAGCGCGAGCACCTGGTGCGGGCGGTGCTGGAGGCGATCGCCTACGAAGTCAAAGAAGTGGTCGATGCCGTCAACCAGGACGCCGGTACCCCCATTCGCCAGCTCAAGGTGGATGGCGGGGCCTGCAACAATGACTTTTTGATGCAGTTCCAGGCCGATGTGCTGGGCATTCCGGTGGAGCGGCCCCAGGTGCTCGATGTCACCGCCCAGGGGGCTGCCTTTGCGGCGGGTCTGGCCGTAGGCTTCTGGGACGACTACCGCGCCCTGGTGGAGAGCCGCCCCATCGATCGCGTGTTTGACCCCGGCGTGGGCCAGGCCGAAGCCCAGGACAACTTTGCGATGTGGACAAAGGCCGTCGATCGCGCCAAAAACTGGACAGACTGA
- a CDS encoding PIN domain-containing protein, whose product MKVLVDTNIVLDVILEREPFVESATDLFALIENGKIQGYIAATTITNIFYIVRKLEGREVALDAIARLLRGFNLCAVESQVIQRALELNLPDFEDGVQLACAVLGNLDAIAIRDGGDFQGVNFTILSTASLVAQFALEK is encoded by the coding sequence ATGAAGGTTTTAGTCGATACCAACATTGTGTTGGATGTGATTTTAGAACGAGAGCCCTTTGTAGAATCAGCGACTGACTTATTTGCTTTGATTGAAAACGGAAAAATTCAGGGTTACATCGCAGCGACCACAATTACCAATATTTTTTACATAGTGCGTAAGCTTGAGGGCCGAGAGGTAGCTCTCGACGCCATTGCCAGACTGCTGCGAGGGTTTAACCTCTGCGCAGTAGAATCGCAGGTCATTCAACGTGCTTTGGAGCTAAATTTGCCTGATTTTGAAGACGGTGTACAGCTAGCCTGTGCTGTACTTGGCAATCTAGACGCGATCGCTATCCGTGATGGCGGTGATTTTCAAGGGGTGAATTTTACTATCCTATCCACAGCTAGTTTAGTTGCCCAATTTGCATTAGAGAAATAA
- a CDS encoding HhoA/HhoB/HtrA family serine endopeptidase has protein sequence MKGLWIPLKRLLATIAAAVMMWTGAIASPAYAQSPTPSAVTEAIGNESFVAAAVRQVGPAVVRIDTEKTITRQARDPIYEDPFLRDFFGGFPRQPQEELLRGQGSGFIIDNTGNILTNAHVVNGADRVVVTLKDGRSFDAVVEGVDEVTDLAVVKIDDGEDDILPVATLGDSDQVEVGDWAIAVGNPLGLDNTVTLGIVSTLKRTSSSVGIPGKRLEFIQTDAAINPGNSGGPLVNQRGEVIGINTAIRADAMGIGFAIPINKAKDIKDLLARGETVAHPYIGVQIANLTPEQARLNNEDINSGMYLPEVNGVLVIRVLEGTPAAAAGLRRGDVILQVNGTPIRSADGLQIKVENTKIGDALELQIQRGDRPLTVRVKTAELREQAD, from the coding sequence TTGAAAGGACTTTGGATACCCCTGAAGCGGCTGCTGGCGACGATCGCCGCCGCGGTGATGATGTGGACGGGGGCGATCGCATCCCCGGCCTATGCCCAATCTCCCACGCCATCTGCTGTGACAGAGGCGATTGGCAACGAAAGTTTTGTGGCCGCTGCCGTGCGCCAGGTCGGCCCGGCGGTGGTTCGCATCGACACCGAGAAAACCATCACTCGCCAGGCGCGGGATCCCATCTATGAAGATCCCTTTTTACGCGATTTCTTCGGCGGCTTCCCGCGACAGCCCCAGGAAGAGCTGCTGCGGGGCCAGGGGTCCGGGTTCATCATCGACAACACCGGCAATATTCTCACCAATGCCCACGTGGTCAACGGGGCCGACCGGGTGGTAGTCACCCTCAAGGATGGCCGCAGCTTTGACGCCGTGGTGGAAGGGGTAGACGAAGTCACCGACCTGGCTGTGGTCAAAATTGACGATGGCGAAGACGATATTTTGCCCGTGGCCACCCTGGGTGACTCAGACCAGGTGGAGGTGGGGGACTGGGCGATCGCGGTCGGTAACCCCCTCGGCCTCGACAACACCGTCACCCTGGGCATTGTCAGCACCCTGAAGCGCACCAGCAGCTCCGTCGGCATTCCCGGCAAGCGGCTGGAGTTCATTCAGACCGACGCCGCCATCAACCCCGGCAACTCCGGCGGCCCGCTGGTCAACCAGCGGGGTGAGGTGATCGGCATCAACACCGCCATCCGCGCCGACGCCATGGGCATTGGCTTTGCCATCCCCATCAATAAGGCCAAGGACATCAAAGACCTGCTGGCCCGGGGCGAAACCGTTGCCCACCCCTACATCGGCGTGCAGATTGCCAACCTCACCCCCGAGCAGGCCCGGCTCAACAACGAAGACATCAACTCCGGCATGTACCTGCCCGAGGTGAACGGGGTGCTGGTGATTCGGGTGTTGGAGGGCACCCCCGCCGCCGCCGCGGGCCTGCGGCGAGGCGACGTGATTTTACAGGTGAATGGTACCCCCATTCGCAGCGCCGACGGGCTGCAAATCAAGGTCGAAAACACCAAAATTGGCGATGCCCTAGAGCTGCAAATTCAGCGCGGTGATCGCCCCCTGACCGTACGGGTTAAAACCGCCGAACTGCGCGAGCAGGCCGACTAG
- a CDS encoding DUF4870 domain-containing protein: MYSTEDTGTRKILSAVSHGSIFFNALVLSVGVPIAILLISNDSVIKESAKEAINFHINMWVWWAIAGVLAWVLIGIPLLFVLGIVNFIMPIFAIFHSITKPDTVFRYPLILRLF; encoded by the coding sequence ATGTATTCCACCGAAGACACTGGCACCCGCAAAATTCTCTCTGCCGTCAGCCACGGCTCTATTTTCTTCAACGCCCTGGTGCTGTCCGTGGGTGTTCCCATCGCTATTCTGCTGATTTCCAACGATTCAGTCATTAAGGAAAGCGCTAAAGAAGCAATCAACTTTCACATCAATATGTGGGTCTGGTGGGCGATCGCAGGGGTTCTGGCCTGGGTGCTGATCGGCATTCCGCTCCTGTTTGTGCTGGGCATCGTAAATTTCATCATGCCGATCTTCGCTATTTTCCACAGCATCACCAAGCCAGATACCGTGTTCCGCTATCCCCTAATTCTGCGGTTGTTCTAA